The genomic DNA cgcgtttcaggagcatctgctcccttcctcaggaccgtcaagttAAAAATAACATCCAAAGGCACATCCAAAGGATGTTATTTTTaacttgacggtcctgaggaagggagcagatgctcctgaaacgcgtagacctgtatgaaaataaagtgacattggtcttcatcatctgaatgagtgatctgttggcgcggcaattgaacacccttctctattgctttctcttgttcctgcggtgtcacacgtagcgatgtgtgctgcctcaggaacgacgaacaacctgcatccacaacaaccaacgagattttgaaaatgaacgatgcgtcaacgatcaacgactagggtactttcacacttgcgttcagcggagtccatcactatggagaagagtgcagtccgttaacgcacttcgctattctccatagacttttatgtatgacgcactgtaatgcaagtgtcagcaTTGCTCCCACTCTGGACGACgcagcggaaggaacgcagcatgtaactttttttgagcagcggaatcctttggatttcactgcgcatactctctctggctccctccacccgtaaccagggtacacatcgggtaaccaaggaaccctggttacatgtgccgggagcccgacacttccccgctcggctccaccccctcccgcactccgtatgtatacacacacaatcacacacacacactctcacagtcactcacctgtcccccagcgatgcagtccccgcggcactgacgtcctcagccatggccccactcggctccccccacttcgcactccgccccccgctcctgcccccgcacacattgccggtgaccgaacgatcagctgatcacccggtggccggctactgtgagtgatcagctgatcacccggcagctggctactgtgagtgatcagctgatcacccggcgaccggctactgtgagtgatcagctgatcacccggcgtccgactgctgtgagtgatcgttcacagtagtctgccaacggtaaaactgtaaaaaccccaaagcggattgcgttgttttgcaacatccgttgcgccactatatgcaacacatccgttgcatccgtcacacaacgcaatgcaacggataccgttcaacgcaagtgtgaaactagccttagatgagtatttttgatcgttaacactccctcagagctgttacacacaaagacgtcgctaacgaggccggatgtgcgtcacgaacaccgtgaccccaacgacttctcgttagcgatgtcgttgtgtgtaaatgtgCCTTTAGGATACACACAATGTTAGATGTCTCATCATATTCTTGActttaagtttttttctgtagcacTCTAATTCCCTGGAATAAAACCTTAAAAAATGTACTTCTTAAAACAGACTGCAATCTCTCATaagctatctatctattttttttttaaatatcaatgTAAATGTATATAAAGAGCTATTGTTCAGTATCTTGTTAACGCCACTATTTTACCTTCTTACTTaacattttattcatttttttcactGCTTTTGACCTTTGTTGTATAATGTCATACAATACCAAAAAAGTATAGATATGTTTTATTTCAACATATGCATATGTAATTTTAACAGTACTTTTAAAGAAACAATCCACATTAATGGAAATCTGGTGACATCTAGAGACTTATTCTATTAATTACATATcattagaaaaataatttgcaattTGTTACAACTTCATTAAAATAACACAAAAATAAGACGTTGCAGAATTAAAATAATAAATTCACAGGAAAAAATTCAATACTTAAAAGAAAACAAATATTTCAAGATATCATTGAAGACTGTTTTAAGAATGTCTGAGGCAATTAAAATGTATCATTGTGCAATCATTTTCAACCTTTTTTTCCAGTACTCATTtgaagtacagatgatggcagtgattggGTCATCTCTTCAAttgagtctaaaggctgctttacacactacgacatcgctcaagcgatctcgttggggtcacggaatttgtgacacacatccggtcgctttagcgatgtcgttgcgtgtgacacctatgagcgattttgcatcattgcaaaaacgtgcaaaatcactcatcggtgacatgggggtccattctctaatatcgttgctgcagcagtaacgaagttgttccttgttcctgcggcagcacacatcgctccgtgtgacaccgcaggaacgagaaacctcttcttacctgcctcccgcccgcaatgcggaaggaagaaggtgggcgggatgttcgtcccgctcatctccgccgccccacttctattaggcggccgtttAGTCATGTTGCTGTGACGcttaacgaaccacccccttagaaaggaggcggttggccagtcacagcgacgtcacagggcaggtaagtagtgtgacgggtctgggcgatattgtgtgccacgggcagcgatttgcccatgtcgcacaaccgatgggggcaggtacccatgctagcgatatcggtaccgatattgcagcgtgtaaagtggccttaactgttgTGATAAGTTACTGCAGGAAATTGTTCTAAGTAGAACTTTCAGAGGAGACAAGGGCTAAGCCATCACTgcaatcatctgtactccaaattatTATGTTTTAATACACATGCACAAAAACGTAGGCAATTTTTTGGGGGGGtcaaaaaagaaggattttggacattttttatgttattattatttttattttttttgcagaaatTAAAACAAATCCCTTAACACAATAATTTCAAAGCTTCATCACTTTCCATGCTGACCGAAACtatttttattaaaatgacagtttagttactctttaaatgtaatctgtcaccaggtttttgctgaaagcagaatgatgtagaggcagagacctggATTATAGTAATGTATCACTTAATAGGTTATATGTTGCTGTTTAAACaagatcagtgttttatcagcaggagattatcactgcaggactagatgTTGCATGACATCAAGTTAGCTGCTCTACATAACCCCgcccccactactgattggcagctttctgtatacattgtCAGTTGCTAATCAGTGGTATGAGCAAGGTAACACAACTCAGCATTCCAAAACTTACTAGATCTACCACAGAAAAAAATTGTTACAGTACCAAAGTGATAGcttgcagaccagtaagtgacacatcactggaatcagggaatcagcccctgcatcatgctgctgtcagcttacatatcaaaaacctggtgaaagaataCTTTTAAAGTTATTTAATATTTTGGAGAGAAAAAATTATGCCTTGACTCATCAGATTATGCTATTTTATAATGATATGGTTTGATTTGGCAAATATGGAGTCACTGCAACTTTATAGTATGGTACTGTTCGTCCAGCCAGGTTACCTAAAATGTATGGTTATGTTTTTAACCAATCTTATTAAAGCCCTTTTAACTTCTTTATTCCTAAAACTGTAAATGACGGGATTCAACATCGGGGTAATAATGTTGTAAAAGACGGAGATCATTTTATCACTATCTAAGGAGTAGGCTGATGTAGGTCTCAGATACATAAAGAGTATAGTCCCGAAGAAGATGCAAACCACCGTTAAATGGGACGCACAGGTCGAGAAAGCTTTACTTTTCCCCTTAGCTGTACTGATTTTTAATATGGAGGAGATAATAAAGATATAAGAAACCAAGATCGATAGAAAACAGCCCCCGACAATAGATCCTCCAAAAATGAAAATTTCCAAAATGTTTTTGGTAGTGTCGGAAGTAGACACTTGGAGAAGTGGTGGGATGTCACAGAAGTAGTGATTGATAATATTCGAAGAGCAAAACGATAGACTCAGGGTGGTAAATGTGTGGGAACAAGAGAATAATACTCCACTAAACCAGCAACCAAGAACCATCCGTAAACAAATACTAGTGTTCATAATATGTGAGTATCTCAGAGGCTGACAAATGGCCACGTAACGATCCAGCCCCATGGTGACCAATAAGAAGCAATCGGTGattcccaaaaaatgaaaaaaatacaactGAGTGAAGCATCCGAAGTAACTAATCTTCCTGTTATTGGTGTAAATGTTTATTAACATATTGGGTACAGTGACCGTAGAAAACGAAATATCCAACAGAGAGAGGTTCGAAAGGAAGAAATACATAGGCGTAGACAACTCATGGTCAATTTTTGTCAGAAGGATAAGAATGGAGTTTCCAAATAGCGTGGCACAATATACAAAGGAAATAATAACCAAAAAATTTGCTTGGACATCAACATTTTTGGAGATACCTTCTAGGATAAACTCTGTTGCCTCGGTGTTATTTTTACAAGCCATCAAATGGACGATTAAATGTAAAAGCTTGATAAAGAATCATTTGTTTTAATTCAAAAAGTGTTCTTTATTTATTAATCGAGCTTAATATTTgaatttttaaagttttttttatacAATACTGTTCTAGTTTTCATGTAGCTCATCTGTAGATAAAAAATAAGACAATATGGGCCTATAGCTATGTAGTTATGACTTTACACGTATAATGCATGAAAAATTTACTTTTTACTTTTGTTGTTATTATGAGTATTATGTGTTCATTAGAGTCGGGAGGATCATTTAAAAATCAAATTCATCAGCATCAACTAATTTTCCGTCAAAGAACGCAGTACATAAATGCCTCTAATATATTTGAAAAATATGTAAATAACACTCTGATTTCTTCTAGAAAAGTATTGAATTCCTTTTAAAGCTTTTTAATACAAACACAGCCTTATTAATGTCTAAGT from Anomaloglossus baeobatrachus isolate aAnoBae1 chromosome 12, aAnoBae1.hap1, whole genome shotgun sequence includes the following:
- the LOC142257663 gene encoding olfactory receptor 5AP2-like — its product is MACKNNTEATEFILEGISKNVDVQANFLVIISFVYCATLFGNSILILLTKIDHELSTPMYFFLSNLSLLDISFSTVTVPNMLINIYTNNRKISYFGCFTQLYFFHFLGITDCFLLVTMGLDRYVAICQPLRYSHIMNTSICLRMVLGCWFSGVLFSCSHTFTTLSLSFCSSNIINHYFCDIPPLLQVSTSDTTKNILEIFIFGGSIVGGCFLSILVSYIFIISSILKISTAKGKSKAFSTCASHLTVVCIFFGTILFMYLRPTSAYSLDSDKMISVFYNIITPMLNPVIYSFRNKEVKRALIRLVKNITIHFR